The following coding sequences are from one Cydia splendana chromosome 15, ilCydSple1.2, whole genome shotgun sequence window:
- the LOC134797661 gene encoding sodium-dependent noradrenaline transporter-like yields MFARSKNDSYMAKRNDDQSKSKFWKKYSDYRLILWMWMLGDAAVMWAPAELAHNGFYLHSIIYLLAIIVVATPLLFSEICLAQYTNCDVITMWNFFPLFRCFGYGTIYLVTMKIVYMLVLTSWSLVYAVHSAVSPAPWNTCDDYDGNSTTKTCMIKWKNTSVFQNCLEVQNMYGGDCGIKTASRCFFEVQIGNYVTPVWPYCTPRYKDTIALWCIAFALFVLTLKRKFLRIGVKLALGYVGVGTFVLVCIALGTGGTWFSSSVWFGWASIDDMDWTELYAQWAMVLTKAFLAVGAGCGMAGGWTSGAEFRSPACMTAVAAPLLAVLTSLMLSLVTYSGIKTMSFYHGDEENVVELGNNFFFTPFASMTETLSYFDEYNLSGFIWFSVTFVCMFVNTWLLFSYLKEYLINNLAFARRHHKSSSMSLAVSLALLSYPCFCSDLTPALLDAIDTVQIFTSLIYSITIYWIYGYYNHSVDIIFMIGVKTSYFWKFCWVLNPVFIFFILISKCSFLALSEHGGNSHESETFGITVDLLLYIVLLGIYALILLFSFIVQLIIYIANGDCKGLFTPCGDWGPKDDILFKSRKMFVPEIMTTEFLYRQVKKHGYSKRKSVNVMKELSVESEASHCLQPTEWSVLTSN; encoded by the coding sequence ATGTTTGCAAGGAGTAAAAACGATTCTTACATGGCAAAAAGAAACGATGATCAATCAAAATCCAAGTTTTGGAAGAAATATAGCGACTACAGGCTTATTCTGTGGATGTGGATGCTAGGAGACGCGGCGGTGATGTGGGCACCAGCCGAGCTGGCCCACAACGGATTCTATCTTCATTCAATAATATACTTATTAGCTATTATCGTCGTCGCTACGCCCCTGCTTTTCTCCGAAATCTGCTTGGCCCAATATACTAACTGTGATGTCATCACGATGTGGAATTTCTTCCCACTTTTTCGGTGCTTTGGCTACGGTACTATTTACCTGGTGACGATGAAAATCGTTTACATGCTGGTGCTGACTTCGTGGTCCCTTGTATATGCGGTGCACTCGGCCGTGTCACCGGCGCCTTGGAACACCTGCGATGATTACGATGGAAATTCAACGACAAAAACCTGTATGATCAAATGGAAGAACACTTCGGTTTTTCAAAACTGTCTCGAAGTTCAAAACATGTACGGGGGCGATTGTGGTATCAAAACTGCTAGTCGCTGTTTCTTCGAAGTTCAAATCGGAAATTACGTGACACCGGTGTGGCCATATTGCACTCCGCGCTATAAAGATACTATAGCTCTATGGTGCATCGCATTCGCTTTGtttgttttgacattaaagCGAAAGTTCCTGAGGATAGGTGTAAAACTGGCGCTGGGTTACGTGGGAGTGGGGACGTTTGTGTTGGTATGTATAGCGCTGGGAACGGGAGGCACATGGTTCTCGTCGAGTGTATGGTTTGGGTGGGCAAGCATAGACGATATGGACTGGACGGAACTGTACGCGCAGTGGGCCATGGTGCTGACAAAGGCCTTCCTAGCTGTGGGCGCGGGCTGCGGCATGGCGGGCGGCTGGACGAGCGGCGCGGAGTTCCGGAGCCCTGCCTGTATGACGGCCGTTGCCGCGCCGCTGCTCGCCGTGCTAACCTCGTTAATGCTCAGCCTTGTCACCTACAGCGGAATCAAAACCATGTCTTTCTACCACGGCGACGAGGAGAACGTCGTTGAGCTCGGCAACAACTTCTTTTTTACCCCGTTTGCCTCGATGACAGAAACTCTTAGCTATTTTGACGAATACAACCTTTCAGGGTTTATTTGGTTCTCGGTCActtttgtttgtatgtttgtgaATACCTGGCTATTGTTTAGTTATTTGAAGGAATATTTGATAAATAACTTGGCTTTTGCAAGGAGACACCACAAGAGTAGCTCCATGTCCTTGGCAGTATCGCTGGCGCTGCTGTCGTACCCGTGTTTCTGCTCGGATCTGACGCCTGCACTGCTGGATGCGATTGACACAGTGCAGATATTCACTAGTTTGATATACTCAATAACCATTTATTGGATTTACGGCTATTATAATCACAGTGTAgacattatttttatgattgGAGTAAAGACTAGTTATTTTTGGAAGTTTTGTTGGGTCTTAAACccagtgtttattttttttatattgatctCGAAATGCAGTTTCTTAGCACTTAGCGAACATGGAGGAAACTCACATGAAAGTGAAACATTCGGAATAACTGTTGATCTGCTTCTATATATAGTGTTACTTGGAATTTATGCTCTTATTTTACTTTTCTCATTTATCGTACAGTTAATAATATACATAGCAAATGGAGATTGTAAAGGTCTGTTCACACCATGCGGCGATTGGGGACCGAAGGATGATATTTTGTTCAAAAGTCGAAAAATGTTTGTGCCCGAAATTATGACAACCGAGTTTTTGTACCGGCAAGTTAAGAAACATGGATACAGCAAAAGGAAAAGCGTTAATGTGATGAAGGAGCTTTCTGTAGAATCTGAGGCGAGTCACTGCCTGCAGCCCACGGAGTGGAGTGTACTGACATCTAATTAA
- the LOC134797660 gene encoding peptidyl-prolyl cis-trans isomerase-like 4 — translation MSVVIETTLGDITVDLFLEQRPITCLNFLKLCKMKYYNFNLFHSIRSGFIAQTGDPSGEGSGGESIWGLLNGPEKRFFSGEKMPKIRHTDAGLLSMVCTGEMMVGSQFFFTLGPDLDSLDGVHCVIGEVTEGHEILRKLNDVICDETHRPYQDVRITHTVVLEDPFSDPPGLRAPSRSPSPSAERLKGGRIAPDEELDEAQGKTAAEIQEMIEEKEAKARATILEIVGDLPDADIAPPENVLFVCKLNPVTTDEDLEIIFSRFGKIVCCEVIRDKKTGDSLQYAFIEFDDKKSCEDAYFKMDNVLIDDRRIHVDFSQSVSKMRWLGKGRGVQHFNENDEKVPEGKQDRSRRSRSREYNQRRQYGREKHTDNRRNEDRTDTNVTNIRSYRERSRSRSKIEYQSNSRNYREPGEKQSSRKSDDTKREKRRERSSSKSKTSNDKTEKSNDKKDRSRHRHEDKHRSKYDDQTGDRNQDKSHHRKDQSENRKDNKSRSSRHYEETRKDDGERKRDDVRKSRNEDQQRSRDVSRNDLEEDTGRNYHSSNKKYDNKLDSHTHKQRNRREERGDESRMRDEQKKSRQIEQQSESDNEIPERGHKSNSNNYCKDKQNTRSEDNRHENKHKSRNEQGKNRDDNTSRNDLQDNVKEKYENNENKSHNEKNCSRHTEKEVNRHEERHEKHDKSKKERVNEDSLEYSKNSQQTDHESAKDAKSKKRHENLTSRARGEDYKLNDRQEKKVRDREDKDRYSHQRKKKKPAKSESQEMLKSDLKHAEDDPQNNEKIKKKKGEIKRKDVKKKVSDKKNSSNKKDIRKKKRKPSTSSDSESDSSDSSSSSSSSSSSDSDYRRKKRKRKYSSSSSSDSSTSSSSSSSDSSTSSSDSDAKKKKNKKKRTMTKSKRK, via the coding sequence atgtCTGTTGTGATAGAGACTACGCTTGGAGATATTACTGTGGACCTTTTCTTAGAACAACGCCCTATAACATGTCTGAATTTCTTAAAACTCTGCAAGATGAAATACTACAATTTCAACTTGTTTCACTCGATTCGAAGCGGTTTTATCGCTCAAACTGGGGATCCGAGTGGCGAAGGATCCGGTGGAGAGTCAATATGGGGACTTTTGAACGGTCCTGAGAAACGATTCTTTTCGGGAGAGAAaatgccgaaaatacgtcacaCTGATGCTGGACTACTTTCTATGGTTTGTACCGGGGAAATGATGGTCGGCTCACAGTTCTTCTTTACGCTTGGCCCGGACCTGGATTCACTCGACGGCGTCCATTGTGTCATAGGCGAGGTTACGGAAGGCCATGAAATTCTACGAAAACTGAACGATGTTATTTGCGACGAGACCCATCGTCCCTACCAAGATGTACGAATTACGCACACTGTTGTTCTCGAAGACCCCTTTAGTGACCCTCCGGGGTTGCGAGCACCTTCAAGGTCTCCTTCTCCTAGCGCTGAAAGATTGAAAGGTGGCCGGATCGCTCCGGATGAAGAACTAGATGAAGCTCAAGGGAAAACTGCTGCTGAAATACAGGAAATGATTGAAGAAAAGGAAGCCAAAGCCAGGGCTACCATCCTTGAAATAGTAGGCGACTTACCTGATGCTGATATAGCTCCTCCtgaaaatgtattgtttgtatGCAAATTAAATCCTGTCACAACTGACGAAGACTTGGAAATTATATTCAGCCGCTTTGGCAAAATTGTTTGCTGTGAAGTCATAAGAGACAAAAAAACTGGTGACTCTTTACAATATGCGTTCATTGAATTTGATGATAAGAAATCATGTGAAGATGCATATTTTAAAATGGACAATGTATTGATTGATGATAGGCGCATCCATGTTGATTTCTCTCAGTCTGTATCCAAAATGAGATGGCTTGGGAAAGGTAGAGGAGTACaacattttaatgaaaatgatgaaaaagtGCCAGAAGGTAAACAAGATAGGTCCAGGCGATCTAGGAGTAGAGAATATAATCAAAGAAGGCAATATGGCAGAGAaaaacacacagacaatagaAGAAATGAAGATAGGACTGATACAAATGTCACAAATATAAGAAGTTATAGAGAAAGAAGTAGAAGTAGGTCTAAAATCGAATATCAATCTAATTCTAGGAATTATCGTGAACCTGGAGAAAAACAATCCTCACGGAAATCTGATGatacaaaaagagaaaagaGAAGGGAAAGAAGTTCTTCGAAATCAAAGACATCAAATGATAAGACTGAAAAATCAAATGACAAAAAAGACAGATCAAGACACAGACATGAAGACAAACATAGAAGTAAATATGATGATCAGACTGGAGACAGGAACCAAGACAAGTCCCATCATAGGAAAGACCAGTCTGAGAACAGGAAGGATAATAAATCCAGGAGTAGTAGGCATTATGAGGAAACAAGAAAAGATGATGGAGAAAGGAAGAGAGATGATGTAAGAAAATCAAGAAACGAAGACCAACAAAGAAGTAGAGATGTATCTAGGAATGATTTAGAAGAAGACACTGGCAGAAATTATCACTcttctaataaaaaatatgataaTAAACTTGATAGTCATACACACAAACAAAGAAATAGGAGAGAAGAGAGAGGTGATGAATCAAGAATGAGAGATGAACAGAAAAAATCAAGGCAAATTGAACAGCAATCTGAATCAGACAATGAAATTCCAGAAAGAGGACACAAATCAAATTCTAATAATTATTGTAAAGACAAACAAAACACTAGAAGTGAAGATAATAGGCATGAAAACAAACACAAAAGTAGAAATGAACAAGGAAAAAATAGGGATGACAATACATCAAGAAATGATCTACAAGACAATGTAAAAGAgaaatatgaaaataatgaaaataaaagtcacaATGAAAAAAATTGTAGCAGACACACAGAGAAAGAAGTAAATAGACATGAAGAAAGACATGAAAAGCATGACAAAAGTAAAAAAGAAAGGGTAAATGAAGATAGCCTTGAATATAGTAAAAATAGTCAGCAAACTGATCATGAAAGTGCTAAAGATGCTAAAAGTAAGAAAAGACATGAAAACCTTACCAGTAGAGCTAGAGGAGAAGATTATAAACTAAATGACAGACAAGAAAAGAAAGTGAGAGATAGAGAGGATAAGGACAGATATAGTCACCAAAGAAAAAAGAAGAAACCTGCCAAATCAGAATCACAGGAAATGTTAAAGTCTGATCTTAAGCATGCAGAAGATGATCCCCAAAACaatgaaaaaattaagaaaaagaAGGGAGAAATTAAAAGAAAAGATGTAAAAAAGAAAGTTAGCGATAAAAAGAACTCTTCCAATAAGAAAGACATTAGAAAGAAAAAGCGCAAACCGTCTACTTCTTCAGATTCTGAGAGTGACTCGTCAGATTCAAGTTCTTCAAGTTCCAGTTCCTCAAGCAGTGACTCGGACTACAGGAGGAAGAAAAGAAAGAGGAAGTATTCTTCCTCCAGCAGCAGTGATTCTAGTACTTCTAGCAGTTCATCATCTAGTGATTCGTCAACTTCCAGCTCTGATAGTGAcgcaaagaaaaagaaaaacaagAAGAAACGGACTATGACTAAgtctaaaaggaaataa
- the LOC134797659 gene encoding putative neuropeptide precursor protein isoform X2 yields MLYISLTALFAVFLAVHAVPTPSNSKDAGPIGELPENWDQAKDDTQSLFLNKSDKNDLEPYPLALSEEGNSEGYEQGVAQRYDVAPPQADLDNLIMRPAYGAELYAEPPGRREEVLSSGYDSRRRKRGSGTKVGGAGAATKVATKNGSGKKNLKPEEHEAPFPIDSLSHDHDHRSKRGSGTKVGGAAASAKTATKNSGGNKKNFRPISERRKRDSGLSAADVRALLNLWEAQERRKQENQWTANQWPADRFYGRVNSVDDEQPEVDENGDIWYNEPVVLNPHEREYPHQPSYFSEQNRMALARGYPDVYPVDPAELAQRYEEARRKRQYANKMKRFMVARKRSDGMMHQPNNYRPRDDLYTLAELLRSAPRVQEQDIPVYRRLIL; encoded by the exons ATGTTATACATTTCGTTAACCGCGTTGTTCGCGGTTTTTCTAGCAGTTCATGCTGTGCCAACCCCTTCAAACAGCAAGG ATGCCGGTCCAATTGGTGAACTACCTGAAAATTGGGACCAAGCAAAAGACGACACACAGTCTTTATTCCTCAACAAGAGCGACAAAAACGATTTGGAACCGTATCCGCTCGCGCTCAGTGAAGAAG GCAACTCTGAAGGATACGAACAGGGCGTGGCGCAGCGTTATGATGTAGCGCCACCGCAGGCTGATCTCGATAACCTTATCATGAGGCCAGCATACGGAGCAGAACTGTACGCTGAGCCTCCGGGCAGGCGGGAGGAGGTCTTGTCCTCTGGTTACGACTCGCGCAGAAGAAAGCGCGGGAGTGGGACAAAGGTTGGAGGAGCCGGTGCTGCTACCAAGGTAGCTACCAAAAACGGCTCGGGCAAGAAGAACCTTAA GCCCGAGGAACACGAGGCTCCTTTCCCAATTGATTCATTGAGCCATGATCATGACCACCGAAGCAAACGTGGCAGTGGCACGAAAGTAGGTGGAGCCGCCGCATCAGCCAAAACGGCTACCAAAAACTCTGGGGGCAATAAGAAGAATTTCAg gCCCATTTCTGAACGCCGCAAGCGAGACTCAGGACTAAGCGCTGCCGATGTACGAGCTCTTTTGAATTTATGGGAAGCTCAAGAACGAAGGAAGCAAGAAAATCAGTGGACAGCCAACCAATGGCCTGCAGACCGCTTTTATGGACGCGTGAACTCCGTCGACGATGAACAGCCCGAGGTCGATGAGAACGGTGACATCTGGTACAATGAGCCCGTGGTTCTCAACCCTCATGAGCGCGAATATCCCCATCAACCTTCATACTTCTCTGAGCAGAACCGCATGGCACTAGCTCGTGGCTACCCTGACGTGTACCCGGTCGACCCGGCTGAACTTGCCCAAAGATATGAGGAGGCCCGTCGCAAGCGGCAATATGCCAACAAGATGAAGAGATTTATGGTGGCAAGGAAGCGCTCTGATGGCATGATGCATCAACCTAATAACTACAGGCCCAGGGACGACCTTTACACGCTTGCCGAGCTGCTCCGCTCTGCACCACGTGTGCAGGAACAAGACATTCCAGTCTATCGGCGACTGATACTTTAA
- the LOC134797659 gene encoding putative neuropeptide precursor protein isoform X1, translating to MLYISLTALFAVFLAVHAVPTPSNSKGNSEGYEQGVAQRYDVAPPQADLDNLIMRPAYGAELYAEPPGRREEVLSSGYDSRRRKRGSGTKVGGAGAATKVATKNGSGKKNLKPEEHEAPFPIDSLSHDHDHRSKRGSGTKVGGAAASAKTATKNSGGNKKNFRPISERRKRDSGLSAADVRALLNLWEAQERRKQENQWTANQWPADRFYGRVNSVDDEQPEVDENGDIWYNEPVVLNPHEREYPHQPSYFSEQNRMALARGYPDVYPVDPAELAQRYEEARRKRQYANKMKRFMVARKRSDGMMHQPNNYRPRDDLYTLAELLRSAPRVQEQDIPVYRRLIL from the exons ATGTTATACATTTCGTTAACCGCGTTGTTCGCGGTTTTTCTAGCAGTTCATGCTGTGCCAACCCCTTCAAACAGCAAGG GCAACTCTGAAGGATACGAACAGGGCGTGGCGCAGCGTTATGATGTAGCGCCACCGCAGGCTGATCTCGATAACCTTATCATGAGGCCAGCATACGGAGCAGAACTGTACGCTGAGCCTCCGGGCAGGCGGGAGGAGGTCTTGTCCTCTGGTTACGACTCGCGCAGAAGAAAGCGCGGGAGTGGGACAAAGGTTGGAGGAGCCGGTGCTGCTACCAAGGTAGCTACCAAAAACGGCTCGGGCAAGAAGAACCTTAA GCCCGAGGAACACGAGGCTCCTTTCCCAATTGATTCATTGAGCCATGATCATGACCACCGAAGCAAACGTGGCAGTGGCACGAAAGTAGGTGGAGCCGCCGCATCAGCCAAAACGGCTACCAAAAACTCTGGGGGCAATAAGAAGAATTTCAg gCCCATTTCTGAACGCCGCAAGCGAGACTCAGGACTAAGCGCTGCCGATGTACGAGCTCTTTTGAATTTATGGGAAGCTCAAGAACGAAGGAAGCAAGAAAATCAGTGGACAGCCAACCAATGGCCTGCAGACCGCTTTTATGGACGCGTGAACTCCGTCGACGATGAACAGCCCGAGGTCGATGAGAACGGTGACATCTGGTACAATGAGCCCGTGGTTCTCAACCCTCATGAGCGCGAATATCCCCATCAACCTTCATACTTCTCTGAGCAGAACCGCATGGCACTAGCTCGTGGCTACCCTGACGTGTACCCGGTCGACCCGGCTGAACTTGCCCAAAGATATGAGGAGGCCCGTCGCAAGCGGCAATATGCCAACAAGATGAAGAGATTTATGGTGGCAAGGAAGCGCTCTGATGGCATGATGCATCAACCTAATAACTACAGGCCCAGGGACGACCTTTACACGCTTGCCGAGCTGCTCCGCTCTGCACCACGTGTGCAGGAACAAGACATTCCAGTCTATCGGCGACTGATACTTTAA